The following coding sequences are from one Saccharomyces cerevisiae S288C chromosome X, complete sequence window:
- the SSY5 gene encoding Ssy5p (Serine protease of SPS plasma membrane amino acid sensor system; contains an inhibitory domain that dissociates in response to extracellular amino acids, freeing a catalytic domain to activate transcription factor Stp1p; other members are Ssy1p and Ptr3p), whose amino-acid sequence MVRFFGLNKKKNEEKENTDLPADNEQNAAETSSSNVSGNEERIDPNSHDTNPENANNDDASTTFGSSIQSSSIFSRGRMTYGTGASSSMATSEMRSHSSGHSGSKNSKNLQGFKDVGKPLRAVSFLSPVKEEESQDTQNTLDVSSSTSSTLATSENARENSFTSRRSITLEYIHKSLSELEENLVDIMDDIHQDVISISKAVIEAIEYFKEFLPTTRDRIPYRISLEKSSSLRKINKIVLHFLDNLLVSDAFSNSRSILLRRFYFFLKKLNLITDDDLISESGVLPCLSVFCIGSHCNLPSMDKLGMILDELTKMDSSIISDQEGAFIAPILRGITPKSSILTIMFGLPNLQHEHYEMIKVLYSLFPDVHMYCVKDYIKKAASAVGSIPSHTAATIDTIAPTKFQFSPPYAVSENPLELPISMSLSTETSAKITGTLGGYLFPQTGSDKKFSQFASCSFAITCAHVVLSEKQDYPNVMVPSNVLQTSYKKVLTKESDRYPDGSVEKTAFLEEVQRIDQNLNWQKSNKFGQVVWGERAIVDHRLSDFAIIKVNSSFKCQNTLGNGLKSFPDPTLRFQNLHVKRKIFKMKPGMKVFKIGASTGYTSGELNSTKLVYWADGKLQSSEFVVASPTPLFASAGDSGAWILTKLEDRLGLGLVGMLHSYDGEQRQFGLFTPIGDILERLHAVTKIQWDIDPQLDG is encoded by the coding sequence ATGGtcagattttttggtttaaacaagaaaaagaacgaagaaaaggaaaatacaGACTTGCCTGCAGACAATGAACAAAACGCAGCAGAAACGTCGTCTAGCAACGTATCTggaaatgaagaaagaatagACCCAAACAGTCATGATACGAACCCTGAAAATGCAAACAATGATGATGCGTCTACGACTTTTGGTTCGTCCATACAATCGTCATCCATATTTTCTAGAGGAAGAATGACTTACGGAACGGGAGCCTCTTCTAGTATGGCCACATCAGAAATGCGTAGTCACAGTAGCGGACATAGTGGATCTAAGAATAGTAAAAATTTACAGGGTTTCAAAGATGTTGGGAAACCATTAAGAGCGGTGAGCTTCTTGAGTCCTGTTAAGGAGGAGGAATCTCAGGATACGCAGAATACTTTAGACGTCAGCTCTTCAACGTCCTCAACATTAGCCACTTCAGAAAATGCGAGAGAAAACAGTTTCACTTCCAGAAGAAGTATCACTTTGGAGTACATTCACAAAAGTTTGTCTGAGCTAGAGGAAAATTTGGTTGATATAATGGATGATATTCATCAGGATGTCATCAGTATTTCAAAAGCGGTTATTGAAGCCATCgaatattttaaagaatTCTTACCGACAACACGAGACAGGATACCGTACAGGATAAGTTTAGAAAAATCGTCTTCATTAcgaaaaattaataaaattgTATTACATTTTCTGGATAATTTATTGGTTTCCGACGCATTTTCGAATTCTAGGTCGATACTGTTACGAAGATTTTACTTCTTCCTGAAGAAACTAAACCTTATTACGGATGACGATTTGATATCAGAATCGGGCGTTTTACCATGCTTATCAGTCTTTTGTATTGGCAGCCATTGCAACTTACCAAGTATGGATAAATTAGGCATGATTCTAGATGAGTTGACCAAAATGGATTCTTCAATAATCTCTGACCAGGAAGGTGCTTTTATAGCACCTATACTTAGAGGTATAACCCCAAAGAGTTCAATTCTTACAATAATGTTTGGCTTACCCAACTTGCAACATGAACACTATGAAATGATAAAGGTTCTTTATTCGTTGTTCCCAGATGTACACATGTATTGTGTGAAAGATTACATTAAAAAAGCTGCATCAGCAGTAGGCAGTATTCCGTCTCATACCGCAGCAACTATCGATACAATAGCCCCAACTAAATTTCAGTTTTCCCCCCCATATGCAGTTTCAGAGAATCCACTTGAATTGCCAATTTCTATGTCTTTATCCACTGAGACAAGCGCTAAAATTACAGGTACTTTAGGGGGTTATCTATTCCCTCAGACTGGTagtgataaaaaattttctcaatttGCAAGCTGCTCATTTGCCATTACTTGCGCCCACGTTGTATTATCTGAGAAGCAAGATTATCCAAACGTCATGGTACCTTCTAATGTTTTACAGACTTCTTACAAGAAAGTTTTAACGAAAGAATCAGATAGGTATCCTGATGGTTCGGTGGAGAAAACAGCATTTTTGGAGGAAGTGCAAAGAATAGATCAAAACTTGAACTGGCAGAAATCAAACAAATTTGGTCAAGTAGTTTGGGGCGAGAGAGCAATCGTAGATCACAGATTATCAGATTTTGCTATTATCAAAGTTAATTCATCATTCAAATGTCAGAATACCCTAGGTAATGGCTTAAAATCATTCCCAGATCCAACATtaagatttcaaaatttacatgtgaaacgaaaaatttttaaaatgaAGCCTGGGATGAAAGTATTTAAAATAGGGGCTTCTACGGGATACACTTCAGGCGAGTTAAATTCTACAAAATTAGTTTATTGGGCCGACGGAAAGTTACAAAGTAGCGAGTTTGTCGTTGCATCTCCAACTCCTTTATTTGCTAGTGCGGGGGATTCAGGCGCATGGATCTTGACCAAGTTAGAAGATCGTCTAGGTTTGGGGCTTGTTGGTATGTTGCATTCATACGATGGTGAACAGAGGCAGTTTGGTTTGTTCACACCTATAGGTGATATCCTGGAGAGACTACATGCTGTAACTAAAATTCAATGGGACATTGATCCACAACTAGATGGATGA
- the HSP150 gene encoding heat shock protein HSP150 (O-mannosylated heat shock protein; secreted and covalently attached to the cell wall via beta-1,3-glucan and disulfide bridges; required for cell wall stability; induced by heat shock, oxidative stress, and nitrogen limitation; HSP150 has a paralog, PIR3, that arose from the whole genome duplication) — translation MQYKKTLVASALAATTLAAYAPSEPWSTLTPTATYSGGVTDYASTFGIAVQPISTTSSASSAATTASSKAKRAASQIGDGQVQAATTTASVSTKSTAAAVSQIGDGQIQATTKTTAAAVSQIGDGQIQATTKTTSAKTTAAAVSQISDGQIQATTTTLAPKSTAAAVSQIGDGQVQATTTTLAPKSTAAAVSQIGDGQVQATTKTTAAAVSQIGDGQVQATTKTTAAAVSQIGDGQVQATTKTTAAAVSQIGDGQVQATTKTTAAAVSQITDGQVQATTKTTQAASQVSDGQVQATTATSASAAATSTDPVDAVSCKTSGTLEMNLKGGILTDGKGRIGSIVANRQFQFDGPPPQAGAIYAAGWSITPDGNLAIGDNDVFYQCLSGTFYNLYDEHIGSQCTPVHLEAIDLIDC, via the coding sequence atgCAATACAAAAAGACTTTGGTTGCCTCTGCTTTGGCCGCTACTACATTGGCCGCCTATGCTCCATCTGAGCCTTGGTCCACTTTGACTCCAACAGCCACTTACAGCGGTGGTGTTACCGACTACGCTTCCACCTTCGGTATTGCCGTTCAACCAATCTCCACTACATCCAGCGCATCATCTGCAGCCACCACAGCCTCATCTAAGGCCAAGAGAGCTGCTTCCCAAATTGGTGATGGTCAAGTCCAAGCTGCTACCACTACTGCTTCTGTCTCTACCAAGAGTACCGCTGCCGCCGTTTCTCAGATCGGTGATGGTCAAATCCAAGCTACTACTAAGACTACCGCTGCTGCTGTCTCTCAAATTGGTGATGGTCAAATTCAAGCTACCACCAAGACTACCTCTGCTAAGACTACCGCCGCTGCCGTTTCTCAAATCAGTGATGGTCAAATCCAAGCTACCACCACTACTTTAGCCCCAAAGAGCACCGCTGCTGCCGTTTCTCAAATCGGTGATGGTCAAGTTCAAGCTACCACCACTACTTTAGCCCCAAAGAGCACCGCTGCTGCCGTTTCTCAAATCGGTGATGGTCAAGTTCAAGCTACTACTAAGACTACCGCTGCTGCTGTCTCTCAAATTGGTGATGGTCAAGTTCAAGCTACCACCAAGACTACTGCTGCCGCCGTTTCTCAAATCGGTGATGGTCAAGTTCAAGCTACTACCAAGACTACCGCTGCTGCTGTCTCTCAAATCGGTGATGGTCAAGTTCAAGCAACTACCAAAACCACTGCCGCAGCTGTTTCCCAAATTACTGACGGTCAAGTTCAAGCCACTACAAAAACCACTCAAGCAGCCAGCCAAGTAAGCGATGGCCAAGTCCAAGCTACTACTGCTACTTCCGCTTCTGCAGCCGCTACCTCCACTGACCCAGTCGATGCTGTCTCCTGTAAGACTTCTGGTACCTTAGAAATGAACTTAAAGGGCGGTATCTTAACTGACGGTAAGGGTAGAATTGGTTCTATTGTTGCTAACAGACAATTCCAATTTGACGGTCCACCACCACAAGCTGGTGCCATCTACGCTGCTGGTTGGTCTATAACTCCAGACGGTAACTTGGCTATTGGTGACAATGATGTCTTCTACCAATGTTTGTCCGGTACTTTCTACAACTTGTACGACGAACACATTGGTAGTCAATGTACTCCAGTCCACTTGGAAGCTATCGATTTGATAGACTGTTAA
- the CIS3 gene encoding Cis3p (Mannose-containing glycoprotein constituent of the cell wall; member of the PIR (proteins with internal repeats) family): MQFKNVALAASVAALSATASAEGYTPGEPWSTLTPTGSISCGAAEYTTTFGIAVQAITSSKAKRDVISQIGDGQVQATSAATAQATDSQAQATTTATPTSSEKISSSASKTSTNATSSSCATPSLKDSSCKNSGTLELTLKDGVLTDAKGRIGSIVANRQFQFDGPPPQAGAIYAAGWSITEDGYLALGDSDVFYQCLSGNFYNLYDQNVAEQCSAIHLEAVSLVDC, encoded by the coding sequence ATGCAATTCAAAAACGTCGCCCTAGCTGCCTCCGTTGCTGCTCTATCCGCCACTGCTTCTGCTGAAGGTTACACTCCAGGTGAACCATGGTCCACCTTAACCCCAACCGGCTCCATCTCTTGTGGTGCTGCCGAATACACTACCACCTTTGGTATTGCTGTTCAAGCTATTACCTCTTCAAAAGCTAAGAGAGACGTTATCTCTCAAATTGGTGACGGTCAAGTCCAAGCCACTTCTGCTGCTACTGCTCAAGCCACCGATAGTCAAGCCCAAGCTACTACTACCGCTACCCCAACCAGCTCCGAAAAGATCTCTTCCTCTGCATCTAAAACATCTACTAATGCCACATCATCTTCTTGTGCCACTCCATCTTTGAAAGATAGCTCATGTAAGAATTCTGGTACCTTAGAATTGACCTTGAAGGACGGTGTTTTGACTGATGCCAAGGGTAGAATTGGTTCTATTGTTGCTAACAGACAATTCCAATTTGACGGTCCACCACCACAAGCCGGCGCCATCTACGCTGCCGGTTGGTCCATTACTGAAGATGGTTACTTGGCTTTGGGTGACAGTGACGTTTTCTACCAATGTCTATCCGGCAATTTCTACAACTTGTATGATCAAAACGTCGCCGAACAATGTAGTGCCATTCATTTGGAAGCTGTTTCTTTGGTCGACTGTTAA
- the FAR1 gene encoding cyclin-dependent protein serine/threonine kinase inhibiting protein FAR1 (CDK inhibitor and nuclear anchor; during the cell cycle Far1p sequesters the GEF Cdc24p in the nucleus; phosphorylation by Cdc28p-Cln results in SCFCdc4 complex-mediated ubiquitin-dependent degradation, releasing Cdc24p for export and activation of GTPase Cdc42p; in response to pheromone, phosphorylation of Far1p by MAPK Fus3p results in association with, and inhibition of Cdc28p-Cln, as well as Msn5p mediated nuclear export of Far1p-Cdc24p, targeting Cdc24p to polarity sites) produces MKTPTRVSFEKKIHTPPSGDRDAERSPPKKFLRGLSGKVFRKTPEFKKQQMPTFGYIEESQFTPNLGLMMSKRGNIPKPLNLSKPISPPPSLKKTAGSVASGFSKTGQLSALQSPVNITSSNKYNIKATNLTTSLLRESISDSTTMCDTLSDINLTVMDEDYRIDGDSYYEEDSPTFMISLERNIKKCNSQFSPKRYIGEKCLICEESISSTFTGEKVVESTCSHTSHYNCYLMLFETLYFQGKFPECKICGEVSKPKDKDIVPEMVSKLLTGAGAHDDGPSSNMQQQWIDLKTARSFTGEFPQFTPQEQLIRTADISCDGFRTPRLSNSNQFEAVSYLDSPFLNSPFVNKMATTDPFDLSDDEKLDCDDEIDESAAEVWFSKTGGEHVMVSVKFQEMRTSDDLGVLQDVNHVDHEELEEREKEWKKKIDQYIETNVDKDSEFGSLILFDKLMYSDDGEQWVDNNLVILFSKFLVLFDFEEMKILGKIPRDQFYQVIKFNEDVLLCSLKSTNIPEIYLRFNENCEKWLLPKWKYCLENSSLETLPLSEIVSTVKELSHVNIIGALGAPPDVISAQSHDSRLPWKRLHSDTPLKLIVCLNLSHADGELYRKRVLKSVHQILDGLNTDDLLGIVVVGRDGSGVVGPFGTFIGMINKNWDGWTTFLDNLEVVNPNVFRDEKQQYKVTLQTCERLASTSAYVDTDDHIATGYAKQILVLNGSDVVDIEHDQKLKKAFDQLSYHWRYEISQRRMTPLNASIKQFLEELHTKRYLDVTLRLPQATFEQVYLGDMAAGEQKTRLIMDEHPHSSLIEIEYFDLVKQQRIHQTLEVPNL; encoded by the coding sequence ATGAAGACACCAACAAGAGTTTcgtttgaaaaaaaaatacacaCTCCACCAAGTGGAGATCGTGACGCTGAAAGATCACCACCGAAGAAATTTCTAAGAGGTTTATCGGGTAAAGTTTTTAGAAAGACACCAGAATTTAAGAAGCAACAGATGCCCACATTTGGGTATATTGAAGAGAGTCAATTTACTCCAAATCTTGGCCTAATGATGTCCAAAAGAGGCAATATTCCTAAACCACTGAATCTTTCCAAGCCTATATCTCCCCCACCAagtttgaagaaaacagcGGGATCAGTAGCATCTGGTTTTTCGAAAACAGGACAACTTAGCGCTTTACAATCGCCAGTAAATATCACAAGTAGCAACAAATACAACATCAAAGCTACAAATTTAACTACTAGTTTACTCCGAGAGTCGATTTCTGATTCTACAACTATGTGTGATACTTTGTCAGACATCAATTTAACGGTTATGGATGAAGATTATCGCATTGACGGCGATTCATATTACGAAGAAGATTCACCAACTTTCATGATCAGCCTGGAAagaaacataaaaaaatgcaattcACAATTCAGTCCAAAAAGGTACATAGGTGAGAAATGTTTAATCTGTGAGGAAAGTATTAGTTCCACATTTACCGGTGAAAAGGTTGTGGAGTCTACGTGTTCACACACTAGCCACTATAACTGTTATTTGATGCTATTTGAAACTCTTTATTTCCAAGGCAAGTTTCCTGAGTGTAAGATATGTGGCGAAGTGAGCAAGCCAAAGGATAAAGACATTGTTCCTGAAATGGTATCCAAACTTCTAACGGGCGCAGGCGCTCATGATGATGGTCCGTCATCCAATATGCAACAGCAATGGATTGATTTGAAAACGGCGAGAAGCTTCACAGGTGAATTTCCTCAGTTTACACCACAGGAGCAGCTCATTCGTACTGCTGATATTTCATGTGATGGGTTCAGGACACCACGCTTATCGAATAGCAATCAATTTGAGGCCGTTAGCTATCTTGATAGCccatttttaaattcaCCATTCGTTAATAAAATGGCAACTACAGACCCTTTTGATTTaagtgatgatgaaaaactGGACTGTGATGATGAAATAGACGAAAGTGCTGCTGAAGTGTGGTTTAGTAAAACGGGTGGTGAACATGTTATGGTCAGTGTGAAGTTTCAAGAAATGCGGACCAGTGATGATTTAGGGGTCTTGCAAGATGTGAATCATGTGGACCACGAAGAACTAGAGGAAAGGGAAAAGgaatggaaaaagaaaattgatcAATATATCGAAACAAATGTGGATAAGGATAGCGAATTTGGCAGTTTGATCTTGTTTGACAAACTAATGTATTCTGATGATGGCGAACAATGGGTAGACAATAACCTTGTAATATTATTCTCCAAATTTCTAgttttgtttgattttgaagaaatgaagATCCTGGGTAAGATTCCTAGAGACCAGTTTTACCAGGTAATCAAGTTCAATGAGGACGTACTACTTTGTAGTTTGAAGAGCACTAATATACCTGAAATATACTTGAGGTTCAACGAAAACTGCGAAAAGTGGTTGCTTCCCAAATGGAAGTATTGTCTAGAAAATTCTTCACTGGAGACACTACCATTAAGTGAGATTGTTTCTACAGTGAAGGAACTCTCTCATGTGAATATAATAGGCGCTTTAGGAGCGCCGCCTGATGTTATATCAGCACAATCCCATGATTCTCGTCTACCGTGGAAAAGATTGCACAGTGATACGCCGCTAAAACTTATTGTATGTTTGAATTTGTCGCATGCTGATGGGGAACTGTATCGCAAGAGAGTTCTAAAGAGTGTTCATCAAATATTGGATGGATTAAACACAGACGATTTACTGGGAATAGTTGTTGTTGGAAGAGATGGATCCGGTGTAGTAGGCCCATTTGGCACCTTCATCGGAatgataaataaaaattggGACGGATGGACAACTTTCTTGGATAATTTAGAAGTGGTTAATCCAAACGTCTTCCGCGATGAAAAGCAACAGTATAAGGTAACATTACAAACTTGTGAAAGATTAGCGTCAACAAGTGCATACGTGGATACAGATGACCATATTGCAACTGGATACGCCAAGCAAATCTTGGTCCTCAACGGGAGTGACGTTGTTGACATTGAGCATGAtcagaaattaaaaaaggCCTTTGACCAGTTATCTTACCATTGGAGATACGAAATTTCGCAACGCCGCATGACTCCATTGAACGCTAGCATTAAGCAGTTTTTAGAGGAGCTGCACACTAAGCGTTATCTAGATGTAACTCTTCGTCTACCACAAGCTACATTCGAGCAAGTATATTTGGGGGATATGGCTGCGGGTGAACAAAAAACGCGTCTAATTATGGATGAACACCCGCATTCTAGTTTGATAgaaatagaatattttgaccTGGTAAAGCAGCAAAGAATTCATCAGACCCTGGAAGTTCCCAACCTCTAG
- the FBP26 gene encoding fructose-2,6-bisphosphatase (Fructose-2,6-bisphosphatase, required for glucose metabolism; protein abundance increases in response to DNA replication stress), which yields MGYSTISNDNDIKVCVIMVGLPARGKSFISQKIIRYLSWLSIKAKCFNVGNYRRDVSGNVPMDAEFFNFENTDNFKLRELAAQNAIKDIVNFFTKEDGSVAVFDATNSTRKRRKWLKDICEKNNIQPMFLESWSNDHELIINNAKDIGSTSPDYENSEPHVAEADFLERIRQYERFYEPLDPQKDKDMTFIKLVNIIEEVVINKIRTYLESRIVFYVMNIRPKPKYIWLSRHGESIYNVEKKIGGDSSLSERGFQYAKKLEQLVKESAGEINLTVWTSTLKRTQQTANYLPYKKLQWKALDELDAGVCDGMTYEEIEKEYPEDFKARDNDKYEYRYRGGESYRDVVIRLEPVIMELERQENVLIITHQAVLRCIYAYFMNVPQEESPWMSIPLHTLIKLEPRAYGTKVTKIKANIPAVSTYKEKGTSQVGELSQSSTKLHQLLNDSPLEDKF from the coding sequence ATGGGGTACAGTACTATTTCCAACGATAATGATATCAAAGTATGTGTGATAATGGTTGGCCTACCAGCTAGAGGAAAGTCTTTTATTTcccaaaaaattatcagGTACTTATCGTGGTTATCCATAAAAGCCAAGTGTTTTAATGTGGGAAATTACAGAAGAGACGTGAGTGGAAATGTCCCAATGGATGCTGAGTTTTTTAACTTCGAAAATACAGATAATTTTAAACTCAGAGAATTGGCTGCCCAAAATGCCATAAAAGAtattgttaatttttttactaaaGAAGACGGATCTGTGGCAGTTTTCGATGCTACTAATAGTACACGtaaaagaaggaaatggCTTAAAGATATAtgtgaaaagaataatattCAACCGATGTTTTTAGAGAGCTGGAGTAACGATCATGAACTGATTATAAATAACGCTAAGGATATCGGTAGCACATCTCCTGATTATGAAAACTCTGAACCTCATGTGGCGGAAGCtgattttttggaaagaattagACAATATGAAAGATTTTATGAACCTTTGGACCCCCAAAAAGATAAGGATATGACGTTCATTAAGTTGGTCaatattattgaagaagtaGTAATTAATAAGATCAGAACATATTTGGAAAGTAGGATTGTATTTTATGTTATGAATATTCGTCCTAAACCAAAATATATCTGGCTCTCCCGTCACGGCGAATCGATCTATAACgtagagaaaaaaattggcgGGGATTCATCACTGTCTGAAAGAGGCTTTCAGTACGCTAAAAAATTGGAGCAGTTAGTGAAAGAGAGCGCAGGAGAAATAAATTTGACCGTGTGGACTTCCACCTTAAAAAGAACACAACAAACGGCAAATTATCTTCCCTATAAGAAACTGCAATGGAAAGCACTTGATGAATTAGACGCTGGCGTTTGTGACGGAATGACGTAtgaggaaattgaaaaagaatatccTGAAGATTTTAAAGCACGTGATAATGACAAATACGAGTACAGATATCGTGGTGGAGAATCATACAGAGATGTAGTGATTCGTTTAGAGCCCGTCATTATGGAATTGGAGCGCCAAGAAAATGTTCTCATTATAACTCATCAAGCCGTACTTCGGTGTATATATGCATATTTTATGAACGTTCCACAGGAGGAATCCCCTTGGATGTCAATCCCACTACACACATTGATCAAGCTGGAGCCTAGGGCCTATGGCACAAAGGTCACCAAAATTAAAGCAAACATCCCTGCAGTGAGTACATATAAAGAGAAGGGTACAAGCCAAGTAGGTGAGCTTTCTCAAAGCTCAACTAAACTTCATCAACTGCTCAATGACTCTCCTTTGGAAGacaaattttaa